The following are from one region of the Actinopolyspora halophila DSM 43834 genome:
- the paaD gene encoding 1,2-phenylacetyl-CoA epoxidase subunit PaaD, which yields MVTDGEVDTFTARAVAETVTDPELPMLTLADLGVLRDVRPSGDCGVLVTITPTYSGCPALTEMRSDLQRKLNEAGFDDVRIRTELSPPWSSSWISERGRRKLAEHGIHPPDDSAAGAAGIPGTAGGPVPLTLEPPRRSVSCPRCESTRTERTSEFSATACKALYRCLRCLEPFEYFKEI from the coding sequence ATGGTGACCGACGGCGAAGTCGACACGTTCACGGCGCGGGCCGTGGCCGAGACGGTCACCGACCCGGAACTGCCGATGCTGACCCTCGCCGACCTGGGCGTGCTGCGCGACGTCCGTCCGAGCGGGGACTGCGGGGTGCTGGTGACGATCACGCCGACCTACTCCGGCTGCCCCGCGCTGACCGAGATGCGCTCCGACCTGCAGCGCAAGCTGAACGAGGCCGGCTTCGACGACGTGCGGATCCGCACCGAGCTCTCCCCGCCGTGGAGCAGTTCCTGGATCAGCGAACGGGGCAGACGCAAACTGGCCGAACACGGCATACACCCCCCGGACGACTCCGCGGCCGGTGCCGCGGGGATCCCCGGCACCGCAGGAGGACCGGTCCCGCTGACCCTGGAACCACCGCGACGGAGCGTCAGCTGTCCGAGATGCGAATCGACGCGCACGGAACGGACCTCGGAGTTCAGCGCTACCGCGTGCAAGGCGCTGTACCGCTGCCTGCGCTGCCTGGAGCCCTTCGAATACTTCAAGGAGATCTGA
- the paaZ gene encoding phenylacetic acid degradation bifunctional protein PaaZ, whose amino-acid sequence MEPLRSYTAGRWRSPSDEGTALYDAVTGGELARLSTAGIDRAAALAHGREVGGPALRELTFHQRAALLKSLASHLREHRKELYELSADTGATKGDSKFDVDGGIGVLFSYSSKGRRELPNATVHTDGGAEPLGKQGTFLGQHIATPLRGVAVQINAFNFPVWGPLEKLAPAFIAGVPTLIKPAEQTAHLTHRLVELIVESGILPEGSVQLLCGNAGDLLDHLTEQDLLSFTGSASTAHRLRAQDNVVRRSVRFNAEADSLNCSILGPDATRDTAEFDLFVRQLVTEMTVKAGQKCTAVRRAFVPEGRVDEVVGAVVDRLSGIEVGDPRNPEVGMGALADLEQREEVRRGLKGLLEAGRLVHGDPWKPFDPVGADYEQGAFVPPMLLRCDDPELPQPHEIEVFGPVATVMPYRDAEHAVELANRGGGSLVGSVVSGDTEFVRTVVLGAASRHGRMLVLNGSDSEESTGHGSPLPQLVHGGPGRAGGGEEMAGIRGVLHHMQRTAVQGDPDTLTALTGQWVPGSTRTTTETHPFRKYLEQLRVGDSVVGGPRGITAEDVAHFADFTGDEFYAHTDEAAAAANPFFGGLVAHGYLVVSLAAGLFVAPEPGPVLANYGLENLRFLTPTYPGDEITVTLTAKRITPRHNADYGEVRWDADVTNQHGESVAKYDVLTLVAKEETTSG is encoded by the coding sequence ATGGAACCGCTGCGCAGCTACACCGCGGGTCGGTGGCGAAGCCCCTCGGACGAGGGGACCGCGCTGTACGACGCCGTCACCGGTGGGGAGCTGGCCCGCCTGTCCACCGCGGGCATCGACAGGGCCGCCGCGCTCGCCCACGGCAGGGAGGTCGGAGGTCCCGCGCTTCGCGAGCTGACCTTCCACCAGCGCGCCGCCCTGCTCAAATCGCTGGCCTCGCACCTGAGGGAGCACCGGAAGGAGCTCTACGAGCTCTCGGCCGACACCGGCGCGACCAAGGGGGACTCCAAGTTCGACGTCGACGGCGGCATCGGGGTGCTGTTCTCCTACTCCAGCAAGGGCAGACGTGAACTCCCGAACGCCACCGTTCACACCGACGGGGGAGCGGAACCGCTGGGCAAGCAGGGAACCTTCCTCGGACAGCACATCGCCACCCCGCTGCGGGGCGTGGCGGTGCAGATCAACGCTTTCAACTTCCCGGTGTGGGGGCCGCTGGAGAAGCTGGCTCCGGCCTTCATCGCAGGGGTCCCCACGCTGATCAAGCCCGCTGAGCAGACCGCGCACCTGACCCACCGGCTCGTGGAGCTGATCGTGGAGTCGGGAATCCTGCCGGAGGGCTCGGTCCAACTGCTCTGCGGCAACGCGGGAGACCTGCTGGATCACCTGACCGAACAGGACCTGCTCTCGTTCACCGGTTCCGCCTCCACGGCACATCGGCTCCGCGCCCAGGACAACGTGGTGCGGCGGTCGGTGCGCTTCAACGCCGAGGCCGACTCGTTGAACTGCTCGATCCTCGGTCCCGACGCCACGCGGGACACCGCGGAGTTCGACCTGTTCGTGCGGCAGCTGGTCACCGAGATGACGGTCAAGGCCGGGCAGAAATGTACCGCTGTGCGCAGGGCTTTCGTTCCGGAAGGGCGTGTCGACGAGGTCGTGGGAGCCGTCGTGGACCGCCTGTCCGGGATCGAGGTGGGCGATCCGCGGAACCCCGAGGTGGGCATGGGTGCGCTGGCCGACCTGGAGCAGCGGGAGGAGGTCCGGCGCGGTCTCAAGGGGTTGTTGGAGGCCGGACGGCTGGTCCACGGCGATCCGTGGAAGCCCTTCGACCCGGTGGGCGCCGACTACGAGCAGGGAGCCTTCGTCCCCCCGATGCTGCTGCGCTGCGACGACCCCGAGCTCCCCCAGCCGCACGAGATCGAGGTGTTCGGTCCGGTGGCCACGGTGATGCCCTACCGGGACGCCGAGCACGCCGTCGAACTGGCCAACCGGGGTGGCGGAAGCCTGGTCGGCTCGGTGGTCTCCGGTGACACCGAGTTCGTCCGAACGGTGGTGCTGGGCGCGGCGTCCCGGCACGGTCGGATGCTGGTGCTCAACGGGTCCGACTCGGAGGAGTCCACCGGACACGGCTCCCCGCTGCCACAGCTGGTGCACGGCGGCCCCGGTCGGGCCGGCGGTGGCGAGGAGATGGCCGGGATCCGGGGGGTGCTGCACCACATGCAGCGCACCGCCGTCCAGGGGGACCCGGACACGCTCACGGCGCTGACCGGGCAGTGGGTCCCCGGAAGCACGCGGACCACCACCGAGACGCACCCCTTCCGCAAGTATCTGGAGCAGCTGCGGGTCGGTGACAGCGTCGTGGGAGGACCGCGCGGGATCACCGCGGAGGATGTGGCGCACTTCGCCGACTTCACCGGCGACGAGTTCTACGCGCACACCGACGAGGCGGCGGCCGCGGCCAACCCGTTCTTCGGGGGGCTGGTGGCGCACGGCTATCTGGTGGTCTCGCTGGCGGCAGGGTTGTTCGTCGCACCCGAGCCGGGGCCGGTGCTGGCCAACTACGGGTTGGAGAACCTGCGGTTCCTCACTCCGACCTATCCGGGCGACGAGATCACGGTGACTCTGACGGCCAAGCGGATCACGCCACGGCACAACGCCGACTACGGCGAGGTGCGCTGGGACGCGGACGTGACCAACCAGCACGGCGAGTCGGTGGCGAAGTACGACGTCCTGACCCTGGTCGCCAAGGAGGAGACCACTTCCGGATGA
- the paaB gene encoding 1,2-phenylacetyl-CoA epoxidase subunit PaaB, which translates to MSTGPDRESTEGTRAPDATVGESPRAAWPLFEVFVRGKRGLNHVHVGSLHAPDEEMALHNARNLYTRRNEGVSIWVVRAERITASSPDEKDPFFAPNGDKVYRHPTFYEIPDDVPHI; encoded by the coding sequence ATGAGCACCGGACCGGATCGGGAGAGCACCGAGGGCACGCGAGCACCGGACGCGACGGTGGGTGAGTCCCCGCGGGCCGCGTGGCCGCTGTTCGAGGTCTTCGTGCGCGGCAAGCGCGGACTCAACCACGTGCACGTCGGTTCGCTGCACGCGCCCGACGAGGAGATGGCGCTGCACAACGCGCGCAACCTCTACACCCGCCGCAACGAGGGGGTCAGCATCTGGGTGGTGCGTGCCGAGCGAATCACCGCGTCCAGCCCGGACGAGAAGGACCCGTTCTTCGCGCCGAACGGGGACAAGGTCTACCGGCACCCCACCTTCTACGAGATACCGGACGACGTCCCGCACATCTGA
- the paaC gene encoding 1,2-phenylacetyl-CoA epoxidase subunit PaaC, translated as MSFDNAYEAIAEAHPEGDTRWAFGTGFEDPLSGVDTTVPDGIDRADLASYCLMLGDDALVLAQRLTEWVTRTHELEDEVALANIALDLLGQARMLLARAGTVDGSGRGEDALAHFRSEDEFRNVRLVELPRGDFGRTVAALLVFSTWRLALLNRLTGSTDPVLAAVAAKAVKEVAYHRDYAARWAVRLGDGTEYSAERLHAGFADVLPFVEELFTPHAVEHRLERDGVAVDPAALRPEFDEVLDQVCARATATLPEVTSVGTLAGRAGRDGVHTEHFGYLLAEMQSLARSDPEATW; from the coding sequence ATGTCCTTCGACAACGCTTACGAGGCCATCGCCGAAGCGCACCCGGAAGGGGACACGCGCTGGGCCTTCGGCACCGGCTTCGAGGATCCGCTGTCCGGGGTGGACACCACCGTCCCGGACGGGATCGACCGGGCCGATCTGGCGAGCTACTGCCTGATGCTCGGGGACGACGCGCTGGTCCTCGCGCAACGGCTCACCGAGTGGGTGACCCGCACCCACGAGCTGGAGGACGAGGTGGCGCTGGCGAACATAGCGCTCGACCTGCTCGGCCAGGCACGCATGCTGCTGGCACGCGCGGGCACGGTCGACGGAAGCGGCCGGGGCGAGGACGCGCTGGCCCACTTCCGGTCCGAGGACGAGTTCCGCAACGTGCGGCTGGTCGAGCTGCCGCGGGGGGACTTCGGCAGGACCGTCGCCGCGCTGCTGGTGTTCTCCACCTGGCGGTTGGCCCTGTTGAACCGGCTCACCGGCTCGACCGACCCGGTGCTGGCCGCGGTGGCGGCCAAGGCGGTCAAGGAGGTCGCCTACCACCGCGACTACGCGGCCCGCTGGGCCGTGCGCCTCGGGGACGGCACCGAGTACTCGGCCGAGCGACTGCACGCGGGGTTCGCGGACGTGCTGCCGTTCGTCGAGGAGCTGTTCACCCCGCACGCGGTGGAGCACCGCCTCGAACGGGACGGTGTCGCGGTCGATCCCGCTGCGCTGCGCCCGGAGTTCGACGAGGTGCTCGACCAGGTGTGCGCGCGGGCCACCGCGACCCTGCCCGAAGTCACCTCCGTGGGCACGCTCGCGGGCCGGGCGGGCAGGGACGGGGTGCACACCGAGCACTTCGGCTACCTGCTGGCCGAGATGCAGAGCCTCGCCCGCAGCGACCCGGAGGCGACATGGTGA
- the paaA gene encoding 1,2-phenylacetyl-CoA epoxidase subunit PaaA, which produces MSTEEATVTAERELQDHFEGRIARDQRVEPRDWMPSGYRETLVRQIAQHAHSEIIGMQPEGNWLTRAPSLRRKAILLAKVQDEAGHGLYLYSAAETLGVDRSELTDKLVSGRQKYSSIFNYPTLTFADIGVIGWLVDGAAIVNQVPLCRASYGPYARAMIRICKEESFHQRQGYEMLMTMMSGTAKQRAMVQDATDRWWWPSLMMFGPPDGDSPNTRQSMEWGIKRHTNDELRQKFVDMTVPQAEALGVSLPDSGLVWNSEREHYDFSEPDWAEFRRVLKGGGPCNAQRVERRRSAHEEGAWVREAAAAHAAKQAARGEAAV; this is translated from the coding sequence GTGAGTACCGAAGAAGCCACGGTCACCGCCGAGCGGGAGTTGCAGGACCACTTCGAGGGCAGGATCGCCAGGGACCAGCGCGTCGAACCGCGGGACTGGATGCCCTCCGGGTACCGCGAAACCCTGGTGCGCCAGATCGCCCAGCACGCCCATTCCGAGATCATCGGGATGCAGCCGGAGGGGAACTGGCTGACGCGGGCCCCGAGCCTGCGCCGCAAGGCGATCCTGCTGGCCAAGGTCCAGGACGAGGCCGGGCACGGTCTCTACCTGTACTCGGCGGCGGAGACGCTCGGGGTCGACCGCTCGGAACTGACCGACAAGCTGGTCTCCGGACGTCAGAAGTACTCCTCGATCTTCAACTACCCCACGCTGACCTTCGCCGACATCGGGGTGATCGGCTGGTTGGTGGACGGCGCGGCGATCGTGAACCAGGTGCCGCTGTGCCGCGCCTCCTACGGCCCCTACGCCAGGGCGATGATCCGCATCTGCAAGGAGGAGTCCTTCCACCAGCGGCAGGGCTACGAAATGCTCATGACCATGATGAGCGGCACCGCGAAGCAGCGCGCGATGGTCCAGGACGCCACCGACCGCTGGTGGTGGCCCTCGCTGATGATGTTCGGACCGCCGGACGGGGACTCCCCGAACACCCGTCAGTCGATGGAGTGGGGGATCAAGCGGCACACCAACGACGAGCTGCGCCAGAAGTTCGTGGACATGACGGTGCCGCAGGCGGAGGCGCTCGGGGTGAGCCTGCCGGACTCGGGTCTGGTGTGGAACTCCGAGCGGGAGCACTACGACTTCTCCGAACCCGACTGGGCGGAGTTCCGGCGCGTTCTGAAGGGGGGCGGCCCCTGCAACGCCCAGCGAGTCGAGCGCAGGCGCTCCGCGCACGAGGAGGGAGCGTGGGTGCGCGAGGCCGCCGCGGCCCACGCGGCCAAGCAGGCGGCACGAGGGGAAGCAGCGGTATGA